The following is a genomic window from Geminicoccus roseus DSM 18922.
CGCCTCGTCCTTGAACACGATCGTGACCTCGCGGTCGACGTCGAGCTTCAGGTTGTCCGGGTCGATGCCGAAGAACCGGTCGATGTCGTAGGGCTGGCCTTCCCGGAACTGGTCGAGGGCCTGGCCGGTCGCCAGCTTGAACCCGTCCGACAGCTCCGCGACCTTGCCGATGATCAGCGGCCGCACCGACAGCGTCGGCGCCTGGTTCTCCTCGGGCGGCGGCGGCGGCGGTGGCGGCGGAGGAGGAGGCAGGGGCGGCGGCGGAGGCGGCGGCAGGGGGGGCGGCGGCGGCAGGGGCGGCGGCGGAAGCGGCGGCGGAGGAGGCGGCGAGGGCGGCGGCGGGGAAACCGGCGGCGCATCGCCGTCCGCCACCGATCGCAGCGCGCCCTGAGGATCGATCTCCCGGAAGCCGTAATTGAGCGCGGTCGGCCCGAGCGGGCCGGTGGCGTCGGCGCCCGGGCCGATCCCCTTTGGGCCATAGAAGGTATAGATGCTGCCGCCCGCGTCGGCGGGACCACCCGGCTCGCCGCCTCCGGACGTATCGCCGCCGGCCGCGGGCTCCACGTTGGCCAGCCGCTCGGCGCTCGCCAGCAGCGTGTCGGCCGCCACGAACGGGCCGGACAGGACGGACAGGGCGGGAGCCGCCTCGCCGGCCGGGCGCGGCGCGAAGAAGTCCACCAGGACCAGCACCCCGCCGTCGGCCAGCGTGATCACCAGGTCCTCGCCATCCGGGGCGTAGGTGGCGGTCTGCGGATCGAAGGCGTCGCCGGGCAAGGCATACCTGCCGCCGGCCTGGACCAGGATGGTCGCGCGCTCGCCGGGTGGCGGGGCCTCCAGCCGGATCACCTCGCCGCCGACGCTGGCGGCGGCGGTGTTGGCGATGCGCTCGGCATCGCTGGCGGCCGGTCCAGGATCGGCGGACCCGGAATCGAGGGGTCCGGAATCAAGGGGCTTGGTGTCTGGAAGCGCATCCGGGGTGGCCAGCTGCTCGACCGCCTCGGTGGTCGCCGGGGCGGACGGCTCGGCGGACAGATCGGCCTGCCCGGCAGGATCGGCGGCGGCCGGTGTGCCCGGCCGGTCGGGGGCCGCCTGACCTACCAGCTCGGTCTGCCCCTCGGCGCCGGTCCAGAGATCGGCCTGATCCGGTGCTCTGCGGCCGCTCGCGTCGCCTTCCAAGTCTGCCACCAGGGAACCCCCACATCGCTGCGCCGTGCCATCTTGATCGCGAAGCCGGATTGCGGGCCTTTTGCAAGGCGCTGCATCCAACTTTCCTCGCGGCGCTTAACCAGATCGAAACCTATCTGCCCGTTATATTGCTCTCAACCGCAATTAGATAACTTTGCGAGTATCATGGTATGTCTGACCCGTCCGTCGCCCCCGCCCAGGCTGCGATGATCCGCAAGACCATGCGCATCGGCACGGTGCGCACCTCGATCAAGCTGGAACCCGATTTCTGGACCTACCTGAAGGAGGTGTCCGAGCAGCGGCGGATGCGGCTGTCCGCCCTGGTGAACGAGGTCGCCAACGCGGCGCCCGACCGCACCAACCTGGCTTCCACCCTGCGCACCTTCTCCCTGGTGCACGCCCAGCTGCGCACCCGGGCCCTGCACCAGGAACTCGACCGCCTGATGGTGGCCGGCAACAATCAGGACCTGCTCAAGGTCATGGAGACCTGCCCGCTGCCGATCGTGATCCTCAATCCCGAGCGGCAGATCCGGCAGGTGAACCGGGCTCTGGTGACCTGGCTCAACCTGGACCCAAAGGCGACGATCGGCCAGCGACTGGACAATGTCATGATCCTGCGCGCGCCCAACCTGAAGGACATGTGGGTTCATCTTTCCAGCGGGCACATGCAGCGCGGCAGCTTCAGCGCGACCTATGTCAGCCCCGGCCGGGTGCGGACCGCCCAGGCCCTGGCGGTGGCGCTCTCGCCCCTGGGGGAGGGCCAGCCGCGCGGCTCGATCGTGCTGTTCGAGACCCTGTCGGGGCGAAACTGAGGGCGCCGGCCCGAGGCCGATGGACATGGACGGGCAGCCGCTGTTGCCAAAAAGGCGCATCTGCTGGCCAATCGCGGAACCCGGGGCCGGCATGGTCCAGCCGGAGCGGCTCATCCCACGAAAACGGGCAGCATTTCAACTTATGAGCGAGGCACGGAACAGGGTGCCCGGTCTGCCGGGGACGGCGGGCGGGGAGGCGGTCAGCTCTTGGGCGCGCGCTTGCTCAGGATCCGCTGCAGGGTCCGCCGGTGCATCTCCAGCCGGCGCGCGGTTTCCGAGACGTTGCGGTTGCACTGCTCGAACACGCGCTGGATGTGCTCCCAGCGGATCCGGTCCGCCGACATCGGGATCTCGATCTCGTTGCCGCTCCGGGACGATTCGCCGCCCAGCAGGGCCGCCACGATCTGGTCGGCATTGGCCGGCTTGGCCAGATAGTCGACCGCCCCGGCCTTCAGCGCGACCAGCGAGCTCGCGATGCTGTCATAGCCGGTCATGATCACGATCCGGGTGCCCGAGCGCAGGTCCAGGAGGGTATGGACCAGCTCCATGCCATGGCCGTCGCTCAGGTTGAGGTCGAGCACGGCGTATTCCGGCGGGCTGTCCGCCGCCTGCTCGTGGGCTTCGCGCAGGGTGCCGACCGCGGTGACCGCAAAGCCGGCCTTCTCGAAGGCGCGGATCAGGTTGCGGCGAAGCGGCGCGTCGTCCTCGACCAGCAGAAGATGCCGCGGATCGTTCTCGCTGCGGATCCGTTCGCTCATGTCGCCGGGCATTATCACGACCTCCTCCCGTCGAATCCGTCCTCCGCCTCGCGCAGGGATCCCGAAATGGATCCATGGTGCTGCGTGCGGGTCATTCCTTGGGCGCCCTCTTGTTCAGGATCCTCTGCAAGGTGCGCCGATGCATGTTGAGCCGCCGCGCGGTCTCCGAGACGTTGCGATTGCACTGCTCGAAGACCCGCTGAATATGTTCCCAGCGGACCCGGTCGGCCGACA
Proteins encoded in this region:
- a CDS encoding ribbon-helix-helix domain-containing protein, yielding MSDPSVAPAQAAMIRKTMRIGTVRTSIKLEPDFWTYLKEVSEQRRMRLSALVNEVANAAPDRTNLASTLRTFSLVHAQLRTRALHQELDRLMVAGNNQDLLKVMETCPLPIVILNPERQIRQVNRALVTWLNLDPKATIGQRLDNVMILRAPNLKDMWVHLSSGHMQRGSFSATYVSPGRVRTAQALAVALSPLGEGQPRGSIVLFETLSGRN
- a CDS encoding response regulator, with amino-acid sequence MPGDMSERIRSENDPRHLLLVEDDAPLRRNLIRAFEKAGFAVTAVGTLREAHEQAADSPPEYAVLDLNLSDGHGMELVHTLLDLRSGTRIVIMTGYDSIASSLVALKAGAVDYLAKPANADQIVAALLGGESSRSGNEIEIPMSADRIRWEHIQRVFEQCNRNVSETARRLEMHRRTLQRILSKRAPKS